Proteins found in one Borreliella valaisiana VS116 genomic segment:
- a CDS encoding tetratricopeptide repeat protein — MYKLLFIIVFILSCSSIFKEYQNISDEYYKLAKLNEELGNDETSVFLYEKSIKFNINSGDDSSYNFILAYINLKKYVEAELKLNSIIEEDPENILLINLKGYLLFKKNDLDNALIYYLKTLEFAPANKEALFNIFYIYHLKNDKKNAKKYILRYKELNHPIPSGAEEIVSSVVKN; from the coding sequence ATGTATAAATTGTTGTTTATTATTGTTTTTATTTTGTCTTGCAGTTCTATTTTTAAAGAGTATCAAAATATATCGGATGAATATTATAAGCTTGCAAAATTAAATGAAGAGCTTGGTAATGATGAAACTTCTGTTTTTTTATATGAAAAATCTATTAAATTTAATATTAATTCTGGTGATGATTCAAGTTACAATTTTATTTTAGCTTACATTAATTTGAAAAAATATGTAGAGGCTGAGTTAAAACTTAATTCCATTATAGAAGAAGATCCAGAAAATATTTTGTTAATTAATTTGAAGGGATATTTGCTCTTTAAGAAAAATGATTTAGATAATGCTTTGATTTATTATTTGAAAACTCTAGAATTTGCGCCTGCAAATAAAGAGGCTTTATTTAATATTTTTTACATTTATCATTTAAAGAACGACAAAAAAAATGCAAAAAAATATATTTTAAGATACAAAGAGCTAAATCATCCTATACCAAGTGGTGCAGAAGAAATAGTGTCTTCTGTTGTTAAGAATTAA
- a CDS encoding ribose-phosphate pyrophosphokinase, which yields MDLLKKKSIGIIACPGGRVFASKIIKELERIFINVENDIVNSICQNSKALKEEIFKIEKVLSPFLEGLSLSTLKSKEPLEIPVKFVKFANGEFKTEILKTIRNKDIFIVQDVANTYEVEINNSEKIIMTVNDHIMNLMTTIDACIQAKANSVSVIIPSYPYSRQDKKHSRECLTASLIGRFLEELGIRHILTLDIHSKAIENVFRKVYFENLNVSYEIFRSLRDLIDIKDSNLVIVSPDTGAVSRNKFFASSLKSPLALLYKERDYSRVSNDVSDSNISVTKLLGDVEGKNVFMSDDMLATGGTLIKAMKLLKSMGAKKIICGISLPFFNGDAIKYFDKAYEEGYFYKIIGTNAVYHNDELINKPWYYEANVAHLFADAIFAIYNKVGLQKILDRRDDIQKLITKG from the coding sequence GTGGATTTACTTAAAAAAAAATCAATAGGAATTATTGCTTGTCCTGGGGGTAGAGTTTTCGCCAGTAAAATAATAAAAGAGCTTGAAAGAATATTTATAAATGTTGAAAATGATATTGTAAATAGTATATGTCAAAATTCTAAAGCCTTAAAGGAAGAAATTTTTAAGATTGAAAAAGTTTTATCTCCTTTTTTAGAAGGTCTTAGTTTATCTACTCTTAAAAGTAAAGAGCCTTTAGAAATTCCTGTGAAATTTGTTAAATTCGCTAATGGCGAATTTAAAACTGAAATTTTAAAAACAATTAGAAATAAGGATATTTTTATTGTTCAAGATGTTGCTAATACTTACGAAGTTGAGATAAATAATAGTGAAAAAATAATTATGACAGTTAATGACCATATAATGAATTTAATGACAACAATAGATGCTTGTATTCAGGCTAAAGCCAATTCTGTTAGTGTTATTATTCCCTCTTATCCTTATTCAAGGCAAGATAAAAAACATTCAAGAGAATGTTTAACGGCAAGTCTTATTGGAAGATTTTTAGAAGAGCTGGGAATTAGACATATTTTAACTTTAGACATTCACTCAAAGGCCATTGAGAATGTATTTAGGAAAGTTTATTTTGAAAATTTAAACGTTTCTTACGAAATTTTTAGGTCTCTTAGGGATTTGATCGACATTAAAGATTCTAATCTAGTTATTGTTTCACCTGATACAGGTGCTGTAAGTAGGAATAAATTTTTTGCATCAAGCCTTAAGAGTCCCCTTGCTTTGCTTTATAAGGAAAGGGATTATTCAAGAGTTTCAAATGATGTTTCTGATTCAAATATTTCTGTAACCAAACTTTTAGGAGATGTTGAAGGTAAGAATGTTTTTATGAGCGATGATATGTTAGCTACTGGGGGTACTCTTATTAAGGCAATGAAATTGCTTAAAAGCATGGGCGCTAAAAAAATTATATGTGGGATTAGTTTACCATTTTTTAATGGAGACGCTATCAAATATTTTGACAAAGCTTATGAGGAAGGATATTTTTATAAAATAATTGGAACGAATGCTGTTTATCATAATGATGAATTAATAAATAAGCCTTGGTATTATGAAGCCAATGTTGCGCATCTTTTTGCAGATGCAATCTTTGCAATTTATAATAAAGTTGGTTTGCAAAAAATTCTTGACAGAAGGGATGATATTCAAAAATTAATTACCAAAGGTTGA
- a CDS encoding FGGY-family carbohydrate kinase, with amino-acid sequence MNALSIDIGTSVLKAALVSSESGVLSYIDISYSDYFDIDFENFDFNIWLFAFKKAISNFQTSKIDCISISGISPCLIALNSNLIPLEVLHWNSLKIKSDFRSKSVFLPYVLSTVERGIYSKISYFVSCFEYFIYLLTGKLFTSFPSIEYIPFIWDDLEIKKYGLDKNKFPPFIKMGENVGVVTYKAGVEFGLSSGISVINAGSDYLSVLVGSGAFQEGIVSNRMGTSEGFNFVSSTYLPGFSLEYPYFLEGFFIIGRIVPFGYLIQLLKDSFYKKSLTFESLLKKIVKSATLNDVYFYPSKIKLFNDLFILDPCISKDLNKGIFGSIKNPLEIGLAIFEFVCFAFYNRLVELKAYKKEISSIFVSGSNSDNLLLNQVKANILGKELKIFDFKHSEIIGGAIQVFYSFREFGSLNESFLKLAKIKHVVSPIIEVHEEYLEKYQKYVNNYILFVNG; translated from the coding sequence ATGAATGCTCTTAGTATTGATATTGGTACTAGTGTTTTAAAGGCAGCGTTAGTTAGTTCTGAAAGTGGAGTTTTAAGTTATATTGATATTAGTTATTCAGATTATTTTGATATCGATTTCGAAAATTTTGACTTTAATATCTGGCTTTTTGCCTTTAAAAAAGCTATATCCAATTTTCAGACTAGCAAAATAGATTGCATTTCTATTAGTGGTATTTCGCCATGTTTAATTGCTTTAAATTCAAATTTAATTCCTTTGGAAGTGTTACATTGGAATTCCCTTAAAATTAAGTCCGATTTTAGGAGTAAATCTGTATTTTTGCCCTATGTGCTTAGTACGGTTGAAAGAGGAATATATTCTAAAATAAGCTATTTTGTTTCTTGTTTTGAGTATTTTATTTATTTGCTTACAGGCAAGCTTTTTACAAGTTTCCCAAGTATAGAGTATATTCCTTTTATTTGGGATGATTTGGAGATAAAAAAATATGGGCTTGATAAGAACAAATTCCCTCCGTTCATAAAAATGGGAGAAAATGTTGGTGTTGTAACTTATAAAGCAGGAGTTGAATTTGGACTAAGTAGTGGAATTAGTGTAATTAATGCGGGATCAGATTATTTGAGTGTTTTGGTGGGGAGCGGTGCTTTTCAAGAAGGAATTGTGTCAAATAGAATGGGTACGAGTGAAGGATTTAATTTTGTTTCAAGTACATATTTACCTGGATTTTCTTTGGAATATCCTTATTTTTTAGAAGGATTTTTTATTATTGGGAGAATTGTTCCTTTTGGATATTTGATTCAATTATTAAAAGACAGTTTTTATAAAAAAAGTTTGACTTTTGAGTCGCTTTTAAAAAAAATTGTTAAAAGCGCCACTTTAAATGACGTATACTTTTATCCCAGCAAAATCAAACTTTTTAATGATTTGTTTATTTTAGATCCTTGTATTAGCAAAGATTTAAATAAGGGAATTTTTGGCAGTATTAAAAATCCATTAGAGATTGGTTTAGCAATATTTGAGTTTGTATGTTTTGCTTTTTATAACAGATTAGTAGAGTTAAAAGCCTATAAAAAAGAAATTTCAAGTATTTTTGTTAGTGGGTCTAATTCCGATAATTTGCTTTTAAATCAAGTAAAAGCAAATATTCTTGGCAAAGAGCTTAAGATTTTTGATTTTAAACATTCAGAGATTATTGGAGGAGCAATTCAAGTATTCTATTCTTTTAGAGAATTTGGCAGTTTAAATGAATCTTTTTTGAAGCTTGCAAAGATTAAGCATGTTGTATCGCCTATTATCGAGGTTCATGAAGAATATTTAGAAAAATATCAAAAATATGTTAATAATTACATTTTATTTGTTAACGGGTAA
- a CDS encoding SPOR domain-containing protein, which translates to MKDLNENNDNNKGFFVALTSIATVCIIIFLGTIIFFPNKNLASDIAEKNIVLEEAKDESSLENVDQNEKSLKVSETPNEIIIDLTQDLNKEKKTTTQKIPNTSQKSKIIEKSSPTTQKIPNASQKSKIIEKSSPTTQKIPNASQKSKIIEKSQSLAQKNLNIDNMYDPNTEYYIQFVSLSDPINADNYIQKLLKYSIVAKIYSATIDNKDIYRVRSGPYKTKSEAKADLKKIAGISEFKETYILPVNK; encoded by the coding sequence ATGAAAGATTTAAACGAAAACAATGATAATAACAAAGGATTTTTTGTAGCATTAACCTCGATTGCAACAGTTTGTATCATAATATTTCTTGGGACAATTATTTTCTTTCCAAACAAAAATTTGGCCTCAGATATTGCAGAGAAAAATATTGTTTTAGAAGAAGCTAAAGATGAAAGCTCTTTAGAAAACGTTGACCAAAATGAAAAATCTTTAAAGGTATCTGAAACTCCAAACGAAATAATCATAGATTTAACGCAAGATTTAAATAAAGAAAAAAAAACTACAACTCAAAAAATACCTAATACTTCTCAAAAATCAAAAATTATTGAAAAATCTTCACCTACAACTCAAAAAATACCTAATGCTTCTCAAAAATCAAAAATTATTGAAAAATCTTCACCTACAACTCAAAAAATACCTAATGCTTCTCAAAAATCAAAAATTATTGAAAAATCCCAATCATTAGCCCAAAAAAATTTAAATATTGATAATATGTATGACCCTAATACAGAATATTACATACAATTTGTATCACTCTCAGACCCAATCAATGCAGACAACTATATTCAAAAATTACTCAAATATAGTATAGTTGCCAAAATATATTCTGCAACAATAGATAATAAAGATATTTACAGGGTAAGATCTGGTCCTTACAAAACAAAATCTGAAGCAAAAGCAGATCTTAAAAAGATAGCAGGAATAAGCGAATTTAAAGAAACTTACATATTACCCGTTAACAAATAA
- the coaE gene encoding dephospho-CoA kinase (Dephospho-CoA kinase (CoaE) performs the final step in coenzyme A biosynthesis.), with protein sequence MGRNPLIIGITGRIASGKDTVSKIISNKYGFCEINADKLGHLVLHEKKEEIVKILGQKILNTKNEIDRLLIRNLVFNDSKELKKLESISHPIILNKIKKILIQNQSTKILINAALLFKINLEKFCNYIIVVKAKTHIIKNRLSYSMPNVDLNIINKILKIQKDIFFKKNIINLRIINIINNKNYAYLEKEIERKMQGIINYERFKRKQ encoded by the coding sequence ATGGGGAGAAATCCATTAATCATTGGAATAACAGGAAGAATTGCATCTGGCAAAGATACTGTCTCTAAAATAATTAGCAATAAATATGGATTTTGCGAAATAAATGCAGACAAGCTTGGACATTTAGTCTTACATGAAAAAAAAGAAGAAATAGTTAAAATACTCGGTCAAAAAATATTAAATACTAAAAATGAAATAGACAGACTCTTAATAAGAAATCTTGTATTTAACGACAGTAAAGAATTAAAAAAGCTTGAAAGCATATCGCACCCAATCATACTTAACAAAATAAAAAAAATCCTAATTCAAAACCAATCTACAAAAATACTTATCAATGCTGCTTTACTTTTTAAAATAAATTTAGAAAAATTTTGCAACTATATAATTGTGGTCAAAGCCAAGACCCACATAATAAAAAATAGATTATCATATTCTATGCCAAACGTTGACTTAAATATAATCAATAAAATACTCAAAATTCAAAAAGATATTTTTTTTAAAAAAAATATTATAAACTTAAGAATAATCAATATAATTAATAATAAGAATTATGCATATCTAGAAAAAGAAATTGAAAGAAAAATGCAAGGGATCATTAACTATGAAAGATTTAAACGAAAACAATGA
- the polA gene encoding DNA polymerase I has protein sequence MKELYLIDALNIIFRNYHVMKNYPLLNTQGENVNAFIGFFKTLFFIIKEKNPEHLIIAFDSEIPTFRKQKYPNYKATRDAPPNDLIPQIGWIKEGLLKAKIPIFEIEGYEADDLLASFAKKAVKNNYLTYIISPDKDLLQTMSEHIKILKIENNSFIEMNNEYVIKKFGINSFQIKDYLAIVGDRSDNIPGIKGIGPKGAANLLREFKTLKGIYSNLELINKKHQEILIREKENAFLSYDLVSLEENLKIPEIENFALKNFSEEIISLFEKHSAISLIKTYKKDILKQEESADQKSLFKQESTISSLDNLNTIDTENVKYHPITTKKELDSLMEKLKKAKYISIDTETSSLDTYTAKLIGISISFKEFEGYYIPIEAKGKVYIEKHYIIQKFNNLFKSKPKIIGQNYKFDYKILKNNGFDPIPPYFDTMIAAYLIDTNSKVSLDFLAEKYLMHKNIKYEDVIQKNDNFAHISLEMATSYSSEDADITFRLFNVFNEKLKEDGLDKLMYEIEMPFNRVIIEMEENGIYLDKEYLKEYGKELGKELELIENEIIKSIGIDFNLNSPKQMHEVLFERLNLKLPDRMKKDSTDIKVLESLKGQHESIENLIKHRQIAKLKSTYTDNLTELINYKTNRLHTNFIQTKTATGRITSINPNLQNIPIKEEKGRKIRKAFKPENGNIFISADYSQIELAILAHLSQDEVLIKAFENNKDIHAETASKLFKIEEKEITPNLRRIAKSINFGIIYRMSDFRLAKELGITKEEAKGFINSYFDSYPKIKEFITNQINFVRNTGYSETISKRRRYIKEINSNNYLERSAAERIAINSIIQGSAADIMKIAMIKVFNEFKSKKMKSKILLQVHDEMLIESPIEEENETKKILKNMMETAYTLSLPLRANIETGKSWGEIH, from the coding sequence ATGAAAGAACTTTACCTAATTGACGCACTAAACATAATATTTAGAAATTATCACGTAATGAAAAATTATCCACTTTTAAACACACAAGGAGAAAATGTAAACGCATTTATTGGCTTTTTTAAAACATTATTTTTCATAATAAAAGAAAAAAATCCTGAACATTTGATTATTGCATTTGACTCAGAAATACCAACTTTTAGAAAACAAAAATATCCAAACTACAAAGCAACAAGAGATGCGCCCCCTAATGATTTAATCCCTCAAATCGGATGGATAAAAGAGGGCCTTTTAAAGGCAAAAATACCAATCTTTGAGATCGAGGGCTACGAAGCTGACGATCTTTTAGCTAGTTTTGCGAAAAAAGCTGTAAAAAACAACTATTTAACTTACATTATTTCCCCTGACAAAGACTTACTACAAACAATGTCGGAGCATATAAAGATACTTAAAATTGAAAACAACAGCTTTATCGAAATGAACAATGAGTACGTAATAAAAAAATTTGGAATAAATAGCTTTCAAATAAAAGATTATTTGGCTATTGTTGGAGACAGATCTGATAATATACCCGGAATAAAAGGCATTGGACCAAAAGGAGCAGCAAATTTATTAAGGGAATTTAAAACATTAAAAGGAATATATTCAAATTTAGAACTAATAAATAAAAAACATCAAGAAATTTTAATCAGAGAAAAAGAAAATGCTTTTTTAAGCTATGACCTTGTAAGTCTTGAAGAAAATTTAAAAATTCCAGAAATTGAAAACTTCGCCTTAAAAAATTTTAGTGAAGAGATAATATCTTTGTTTGAAAAACATTCAGCAATTTCTCTAATAAAAACTTATAAAAAGGACATCTTAAAACAAGAAGAAAGTGCGGATCAAAAAAGTTTATTTAAGCAAGAATCTACTATCAGCAGCTTAGATAATCTAAATACAATTGACACAGAAAATGTTAAATACCATCCAATAACAACAAAAAAAGAGCTTGACAGTTTAATGGAAAAACTTAAAAAAGCTAAATACATATCAATAGACACAGAGACATCTTCACTTGACACCTACACAGCAAAATTAATTGGAATTTCAATTTCATTCAAAGAATTTGAAGGATACTATATTCCAATCGAAGCCAAAGGAAAAGTTTACATAGAAAAACATTATATAATACAAAAATTTAACAATCTATTTAAATCAAAGCCAAAAATAATTGGTCAAAATTATAAATTTGACTATAAAATACTAAAAAATAATGGATTTGACCCTATACCACCTTATTTTGATACAATGATTGCAGCATACCTTATTGACACAAATTCAAAAGTATCGCTTGATTTTCTTGCAGAAAAATATTTAATGCATAAAAATATTAAATATGAAGATGTAATACAAAAAAATGATAACTTCGCACATATATCTCTAGAAATGGCAACAAGTTATTCATCCGAAGATGCTGATATTACATTTAGATTATTCAATGTATTTAACGAAAAATTAAAAGAAGACGGACTCGATAAGTTGATGTACGAAATAGAAATGCCTTTTAACAGGGTAATTATAGAAATGGAAGAAAATGGCATTTACCTTGATAAGGAATATTTAAAAGAATATGGAAAAGAGCTTGGAAAAGAATTAGAATTAATCGAAAACGAAATAATAAAAAGCATAGGAATTGATTTTAATCTAAATTCTCCAAAACAAATGCATGAAGTTTTATTTGAAAGATTAAATCTAAAATTACCAGATAGAATGAAAAAAGATTCAACTGATATAAAAGTGCTTGAATCTCTCAAAGGACAGCATGAATCAATTGAAAACCTAATAAAACACAGACAAATTGCAAAATTGAAGAGTACTTACACGGATAATTTGACAGAACTAATAAATTATAAAACAAATAGACTACATACAAACTTCATACAAACAAAAACAGCAACTGGTAGAATCACCAGCATAAATCCCAATTTACAAAACATACCAATAAAAGAAGAAAAAGGGCGAAAAATAAGAAAAGCCTTTAAACCGGAAAATGGGAATATTTTTATTTCTGCTGATTATTCTCAGATTGAGCTTGCCATACTTGCTCATTTATCACAAGATGAAGTCCTTATTAAAGCATTTGAAAATAATAAAGACATTCATGCAGAAACTGCTTCCAAGCTTTTTAAAATAGAAGAAAAAGAAATTACTCCTAACTTGAGAAGAATAGCAAAATCTATTAATTTCGGAATAATTTATAGAATGTCAGATTTTAGACTTGCAAAAGAGCTGGGAATTACAAAAGAAGAAGCAAAAGGATTTATAAACTCTTACTTTGACTCTTACCCAAAGATCAAAGAGTTCATAACAAATCAAATAAACTTCGTAAGAAATACTGGATATAGCGAAACCATTTCAAAACGAAGAAGATATATAAAAGAAATTAATAGCAATAATTATCTAGAAAGATCTGCCGCAGAAAGAATAGCAATAAATAGCATAATTCAAGGAAGTGCCGCTGATATTATGAAAATTGCAATGATCAAAGTATTTAATGAATTTAAAAGTAAAAAAATGAAATCAAAAATCTTATTGCAGGTGCACGATGAAATGCTTATTGAATCTCCTATTGAAGAGGAAAATGAAACAAAAAAAATATTAAAAAATATGATGGAAACCGCTTACACATTAAGTCTACCTTTAAGAGCAAATATTGAAACAGGTAAATCATGGGGAGAAATCCATTAA
- the fliS gene encoding flagellar export chaperone FliS: protein MIAKENIYKQTQINTSNPLSILIMLYDKAIQDLKVAKELIQDGNWQNAIKANEKIFHAQEIITELMSTLNFEKGGNISTNLLSIYSFLNKELENVLLKKEIHKIDNVIKQLQILSFTWKKLKKENNVTHNKLGINIVS from the coding sequence TTGATAGCAAAAGAAAACATATATAAACAAACACAAATAAACACATCAAACCCCCTCTCAATATTGATAATGCTTTATGACAAAGCAATACAGGATTTAAAAGTTGCCAAAGAACTTATACAAGATGGAAATTGGCAAAATGCAATTAAAGCTAATGAAAAAATTTTTCATGCACAAGAAATCATTACCGAATTAATGTCAACCTTAAATTTTGAAAAGGGTGGAAACATTTCTACAAACTTACTCTCAATATACTCGTTTCTAAATAAAGAGCTAGAAAATGTTCTTTTAAAAAAAGAAATACACAAAATTGACAATGTTATAAAACAATTGCAAATATTAAGCTTTACCTGGAAAAAGTTGAAAAAAGAAAATAATGTTACTCACAATAAATTAGGAATCAATATTGTCAGCTAA
- a CDS encoding response regulator yields MEESKKALIADDSLFMRKNLIKILKQLGFKEFLEAEDGIQAVKEFEKQNNIDLITLDITMMGMDGITALERIYEINKKLPKKLNILMVTAIGKQELIQKALSLGARGYITKPFKKDQIIEQIKLLD; encoded by the coding sequence TTGGAAGAAAGCAAAAAAGCTTTAATAGCTGATGACTCACTTTTTATGAGAAAAAACTTAATAAAAATCTTAAAGCAATTAGGATTTAAAGAATTTTTAGAAGCCGAAGATGGAATTCAAGCTGTTAAAGAATTTGAAAAACAAAATAATATTGATTTAATAACACTCGATATAACAATGATGGGAATGGATGGAATTACAGCTCTTGAGAGAATATATGAAATTAATAAAAAATTGCCTAAAAAACTTAACATATTAATGGTTACGGCTATTGGAAAGCAAGAATTAATACAAAAAGCTTTATCTCTTGGAGCTAGAGGATACATTACAAAACCTTTTAAAAAAGACCAAATAATAGAACAAATTAAACTTTTGGATTAG
- the ligA gene encoding NAD-dependent DNA ligase LigA — protein sequence MSSKVQQEIADLKKLIRKWDKEYYVDSLPSVEDFIYDKHILRLQELESKYPEYKTLDSPTLKFGSDLLNDFEEVEHSVPILSLDKVYDLNLLKTWIDKIDFNDSFNISVEPKIDGCSIVLYYKGGILEKALTRGNGKFGNDVTKNVKTIRYIPLFLDEEVDLVLRGEVYITKENFFKINKFLEKPYSNSRNLASGILRRVDSREVANFPLNIFIYDFLNAGLEFKTNNLATARLKKLGFKVNPLIRFFDQKSSIKEVLSYIADITKKRNSFEYEIDGVVLKVSDFSLRERLGYTSHHPKWAMAYKFEALSGFSRVNSIVVQVGRSGKITPVANIDKVFVSGAFITNATLHNQDYIMSIDLNVGDVVKVSRRGDVIPAVEMVINKFSTGFFKIPENCPACKTVLVKEGAHFFCTNNNCPSVVIERIKYFCSKNCMDIEGFSDKIISFLFEKKFISSEIDLYIFNFCKLFEFKGFKGKRVSNLINSIEASKKKPFSKLLLSMGIKELGENTIRLLFLNNLNSFSKLFSLCQDKDFAFSTLLKIKGIGEKIALNIIEAFNDSIMINKFKFFENLEFKMEECIVIDGESRLLADKKFCITGTFDGYSRPIIIDKLKNKGAIFKACVTKDLDFLVAGEKAGSKLKKALNLNIKIMSFEDIKSYLD from the coding sequence ATGAGCAGTAAAGTACAGCAAGAAATTGCAGACTTGAAGAAGTTAATCAGAAAGTGGGATAAAGAGTACTATGTTGATTCTTTGCCTAGCGTTGAAGATTTTATATATGATAAGCATATTTTAAGGCTTCAAGAGTTAGAAAGTAAATATCCCGAATACAAGACCTTAGATTCTCCTACTCTTAAATTTGGCAGTGATCTTTTAAATGACTTTGAAGAGGTTGAACATTCTGTTCCTATATTAAGTCTTGATAAAGTTTATGATCTTAATTTGCTCAAAACATGGATAGATAAGATTGATTTTAACGATTCTTTTAATATTTCTGTTGAGCCAAAGATTGATGGATGTTCGATTGTTCTTTATTATAAAGGTGGTATTCTTGAAAAAGCTCTTACTAGGGGTAATGGAAAATTTGGTAATGACGTTACTAAAAACGTTAAAACCATTAGGTATATTCCTTTATTTCTTGATGAAGAGGTTGATTTAGTATTAAGGGGAGAAGTTTATATTACTAAAGAAAATTTTTTTAAAATAAATAAGTTTTTGGAAAAGCCTTATAGTAATTCTAGAAATTTAGCTTCGGGAATACTTAGAAGGGTTGATAGCAGAGAAGTTGCTAATTTCCCTTTAAATATTTTCATTTATGATTTTTTAAATGCCGGATTGGAATTTAAAACTAATAATTTAGCTACTGCAAGACTTAAAAAATTGGGTTTTAAGGTTAATCCTTTGATTAGGTTTTTTGATCAAAAAAGTTCAATCAAAGAAGTTTTAAGTTATATAGCAGATATAACAAAAAAAAGAAATTCTTTTGAGTATGAAATAGATGGAGTTGTTCTTAAGGTTAGCGATTTTTCGCTAAGAGAAAGATTGGGGTATACTTCACATCATCCTAAATGGGCAATGGCTTACAAATTTGAAGCGCTTTCAGGTTTTAGTAGGGTAAATAGTATTGTTGTTCAGGTTGGGCGTAGTGGTAAAATTACTCCGGTTGCTAATATTGATAAAGTTTTTGTTTCAGGGGCTTTTATTACTAATGCAACATTGCACAATCAAGATTATATAATGTCGATTGATTTGAATGTTGGTGATGTTGTTAAAGTTTCAAGAAGGGGAGATGTAATTCCTGCTGTTGAAATGGTGATAAATAAATTTTCAACAGGATTTTTTAAAATTCCTGAAAATTGTCCAGCTTGTAAAACGGTTTTAGTAAAAGAAGGAGCACATTTTTTTTGTACAAATAATAATTGTCCTTCAGTAGTAATTGAGAGAATAAAATATTTTTGTAGTAAAAATTGCATGGATATTGAAGGGTTTTCTGATAAGATCATTTCTTTTCTTTTTGAAAAAAAGTTTATTTCTTCAGAAATTGATCTTTATATATTTAATTTTTGTAAACTTTTTGAATTTAAGGGGTTTAAAGGTAAAAGGGTAAGTAATTTAATAAATTCAATTGAAGCTAGCAAAAAGAAACCATTTAGCAAATTACTTCTTAGCATGGGAATTAAAGAATTGGGAGAAAACACAATAAGGTTATTGTTTCTTAATAATTTAAATTCATTTTCAAAACTTTTTAGTCTTTGTCAAGATAAGGATTTTGCTTTTTCAACACTGTTGAAAATTAAAGGGATAGGAGAGAAAATTGCTTTAAATATTATTGAAGCTTTTAATGATTCAATAATGATTAATAAGTTTAAATTTTTTGAAAATTTGGAATTTAAAATGGAAGAGTGTATTGTGATTGATGGTGAAAGTAGGTTATTAGCTGATAAAAAGTTTTGTATTACTGGAACTTTTGATGGTTATTCTAGGCCCATTATTATTGATAAGTTAAAAAATAAAGGAGCAATTTTTAAAGCTTGTGTAACTAAAGACTTAGATTTTCTTGTTGCAGGAGAAAAAGCTGGATCAAAACTTAAAAAAGCTTTGAATTTAAATATAAAAATTATGTCTTTTGAGGACATAAAAAGTTACTTGGATTAA